A stretch of DNA from Vibrio palustris:
ATATGTGATACTGTGCCTGGACTACCAATTTTCGCTCCTGTTTTCACGAAACATTGGCGAACGTCTTGGAAGGTACGATTACCGTTATCCGTTAAACAGTCAACAATCACACTGGCGCCGCCTGGGCCAAACCCTTCGTAACGCGCAGTTTCATAATCTTCACCGCCGCCACCACTGGCTTTGTCTAGGGCTTTATCAATAACATGGCCTGGAACATTGTCTTTCTTCGCTTTCGAGATGAGAGCACGAAGCGATAAATTTGCTTCCGGGTCTGCGCCGCCATTTTTCGCACACACGTAAATTTCTTTACCGTATCTGGAAAAGACTTTAATTTTTGCGCCTTGAGTTTTCGCCATTGAGGCTTTGCGCACTTCAAAACTTCTTCCCATCGGGATGTTCTCTCTGGTTCTGTATATTGCGGAGGATTTTAGCAAGAGTAAACGTCATTTCAATTTCTCTTGCAAAGACATAAGCGTTCTTCTAAGCGACGCCCATCACTCGTTTATATTTGTCGACAGATTGCTGAAACCACTGTTTTTCATCATCTAGACGAATGGATTTCATTTGTTGAGTGATTGCGTCTGGTCCAGATTTGCCTTGCTTCATTTTCCAAACAATAAAAGAAGCTTGTTTATCGAGCTCTATTTTATTTTTTTCTTTGGGATCTAGCTGCGCAAGGTTGTAGGACATGCTTATACTCTTCAATCGAAACACTTAGTGGAGCAATATAGCATAGAGACAGTAGAAAAATTAAGGGGAAAAATGCTCAATATGAGTGAATACATCAAGAAACAGCTAAAAATACGAAGGGT
This window harbors:
- a CDS encoding YebC/PmpR family DNA-binding transcriptional regulator, coding for MGRSFEVRKASMAKTQGAKIKVFSRYGKEIYVCAKNGGADPEANLSLRALISKAKKDNVPGHVIDKALDKASGGGGEDYETARYEGFGPGGASVIVDCLTDNGNRTFQDVRQCFVKTGAKIGSPGTVSHMFEHQAVFQFKGEDDEPVLEALMMADIDVSDVEAEDGVVTVFAPHTEFFKAKTALTEAFPDTEIDVEEITFVPQTYTDVTGEDAETFQKFLDLLDDCDDVQQVYHNANLDG
- a CDS encoding DUF3283 family protein is translated as MSYNLAQLDPKEKNKIELDKQASFIVWKMKQGKSGPDAITQQMKSIRLDDEKQWFQQSVDKYKRVMGVA